In the Natrinema sp. CBA1119 genome, CATCTGGGTCGCATCGGTCGGGTCGAGACGGGGTGCGACCTCCATCATGTCCATCGCCTGAATGTCGGAACAGGCTCCTAACAGGTCCATCGCGGTGAGCAGTTGAGCGCTGGTGAGACCACCCGGCTCCGGCGTTCCGGTCCCCGGCGCGAACGATGGGTCTACGGCGTCGATATCGACGGTGAGGTACACTGCATCCGTGCCGTCCGTCGCATGTTCGATGGCGTCCTCGACACAGGTTCTAATCCCTTTCTCTCGAACGTCGCGAGCATAGTCGACCTGAATGCCGCGATCCGCGACGATATCAGGGAAGTCGGCCCGCTCGTAGCTACGGATCCCGATCATGGCGTGGTTTTCGTACCCCCCTTTCGGAAGGTCGTCGATGCGGGCCATCGGAGAGCCGTGCCAGTGCGGTCCGTAGATCTCTTCGTCGTCCATCGTGTCCGAGTGTGCGTCGAGGTGGATCAGCCCCACATCGCCGTCAATGGTGTTTGCGACGCCCGCAAAGGACGGGTATGTGA is a window encoding:
- a CDS encoding agmatinase family protein; translation: MTNDITKPTNRLPELSYAGIDTFLGAETAEPEGLTPDIDVGFVGVPFDGSVSRRPGTRYGPSALRSASSWYNHFGGQPDGTHNVDTDRHVNHNDITMRDCGDAPTVPNDVEQTRDHVAAYVEAVAESAFPVILGGDHYITYPSFAGVANTIDGDVGLIHLDAHSDTMDDEEIYGPHWHGSPMARIDDLPKGGYENHAMIGIRSYERADFPDIVADRGIQVDYARDVREKGIRTCVEDAIEHATDGTDAVYLTVDIDAVDPSFAPGTGTPEPGGLTSAQLLTAMDLLGACSDIQAMDMMEVAPRLDPTDATQMLGAMAITRFVERQFC